TCGAATAGCCGTGAACCAATGCCGCGCCCGCGCGCCGAACGCGATACCGATACGCCAAACTCGGCAATGCGGGCCTTGGTGGTGGCACCGCCAACAGGCATGGCCGCTTTCGGCGCGAAGGCCAGGTGGCCCACCGCCACCAGACGGAACATCCGGTTGTAGACGCCATAGATGGTGTCGCGCGTGAAATCGATGCCGGCGACATACTGCTCCAGGCGCTCGTCCGACAATACAGTGCCGAACCGAAGTAAGCGGTCGCTATCGTCCAGATCAAGGAAATGCCGGCGCATGCGGCGCCGGTCGCGCTCGCCCAGCTGCTTGACCAAGACGGCACGGCGCGGCCGGGGACCGTGCGGCCTGCCCGTTTCGGGCTTGCGCAGCCAGCGGCCCAGCTGGATCGGAAGCGACATCGTAAACATGGAATTCTCCTGCCATTGTGCATTGCACCATAAAGCCATTGTAGCGCAACGGAAAAGGAGTTTTCGAGGCCAGACTCTAGCGTGCGACTAGAGAATCCGGTCCAGCACCGGGTCGGCCAGGCGCTGGGACCAGCGCGCATGGCCGCTGATGGCGATGCCGTTCTTGCCGTCCTGCTTGGCCTGGTACATGGCCTGGTCGGCGTCAGCCAGCAGGGCCTGGGCGCCGCGCGCACGCCCTTCCTGGCCGTTGGCGCTGGAAATGCCGATGCTGGCCGAGATGGTGATGGGATGGCCCTGGGCCTCGCGGATGCCGCAGATTGCTTCCAGCGCCAGCTCGGCCACGCGCCTGGCGCCTTCGCGGTCGCGCACTTCTTCAAGCAGGATCACGAACTCGTCGCCACCGAGGCGCGCCAGCACGTCTTCCTTGCGCAGCTTGTCCTGCACACGGCGCGCCACTTCCTGCAATACCACGTTGCCGGCGGCGTGGCCCCAGGTGTCATTGACGGCCTTGAAGCCGTCAAGGTCGATGAACATGACCACCACATTGGTGTTGCGGCGCGCCGCGCGCAGCATGGCCCGGTCCAGCAGCTGGGTGAACTGGCCATAGTTGATGAGGCCGGTGAGCATGTCATACATGGCCAGCTTTTCCAGCTGCTCGCTTTTCGCTTCCAGCGCGGCGGTGCGCTCGGCCACGCGCAGCTCCAGCGTTTCGTTGGCGCGCTTGAGGTCGCGGTTGACCTGGTTGATGATCAGGTAGCTGCGCCGCAGGCGCCGCGCGAACAGGACCACCAGGAACAGCAGCATGCCCGAATAGGCGAACAGGTAGCCGCGCCAGCGCTGGCGCTCGATCTGGACCTGGCCGAATGCGCGGTCGAACTGGGTGGCCAGCCGCCCCAGCAGTTCGCCGGTGCCGGTGTCGGCAATCTGGCGCTCGAGCCGGTTTTCCAGCTCGCGATAACGCACAATGGCGCGCGCGTGGGCGGCCATGGCCTCGATGGCCGCCCCCATGGTCGGCGAAAAGCCGCTGCGCAGCGATTCCACCAGCACGATCTGGCGTTCGATGGCCGTTCCCAGGGCCGGGTCCGGCACCATGTTGTAACGTAGCAGGTCGGTCAGCAGCGTGTTGAGCGCGGCATCGAGCGCCAGCACCGTGCGCGCCGGGACCAGGGCCGCCTCGATGCCCGTCAGTTCCGTCTTGAGACCGGCAATGGCGGGCGGGATATACATGAGCGAATTGCGCAGCACCGCATTCTGGCTCTTGAACTGTTCCACCAGCTCTTCCTTCTGGCGCAGCGCGCTGACCAGCTGGCCGTAGGTGGCAAGCGCCTCCGGCCCGCGCGTCATGGCCAGCGCCGATGCCACCTCGGTTGTCAGCTGGTGCATGCGCGGCAGGGGCGCCACCAGGGGATCGTAGTCGGGATTGAGTCCCACGTGCGAACGCAGGATGTTGACGTTCCAGCCGGCATCGAGCTTTTCCAGTTCACGCAAATTGAGCATGACCCGGTTCTGGGCATCGATGTCAATCGCCTGGGTACGGTTAAAAAGATAACCAAGAGTTACAACGAGGAGTGTGAGCAAGGCAATTGCAGCTACGCGCCGCGGCAAGCTCACGGCGTCGCTCCCGATGCCGGCTTTGATTCGCCGCTCAGGGAATGGAGGAAGCGCACGATCAGGTCGCGGTCCTGGGCCGAGGCTTCGCGCCCCAGCTGGTATTTGAACATGGCATCGACCGCTTCTTTCAGCGTCGACACCGAGCCGTTGTGGAAGTACGGCGCCGTCTGGGCCACATTGCGCAGGCCGGGCACGCGCAGCATGTGGCGGTCGGCTTCGCGCCCGGTGACGGAATAGCGGCCCGGGTCGGCCGTGATGGGCGCACCGGGAACCGGCCGGCGCATGGCGCCGAAACGCTGGAACATATTGCCGCCCGCGTTGACGCCCTGGTGGCAGCTGACGCAGCCAAAGCTCTTGAAGCGGGCATACCCGGCCCGCTCTTCGGGGCTGAGCGCGCCATGCTCGCCAGCGAGGTAGCGGTCGAAGCGCGAGGGCGTGAGCAGGGAGCGCAGGTAGTGGGACAAGGCATCCTGCACGCGCTCGGGACTTATCTCCTCGCCATAGGCGCGGCTGAACTGGGCCGCGATCGCCTCGTCGCCGGTCAGGCGCGAGGCC
This region of Massilia sp. PAMC28688 genomic DNA includes:
- a CDS encoding cytochrome-c peroxidase, which produces MRSPWHLAATFYAICISLCTSGVSLAQPLLAEPIRPLRAAAGLDPARVALGRALFHDLRLSRDNTQTCASCHKSEHGGADGLARSLGPGGILTRFNTPTVYNSVLNYRQGWLGASGGMDAVLEHVFGPAGESKVSPWVLVASRLTGDEAIAAQFSRAYGEEISPERVQDALSHYLRSLLTPSRFDRYLAGEHGALSPEERAGYARFKSFGCVSCHQGVNAGGNMFQRFGAMRRPVPGAPITADPGRYSVTGREADRHMLRVPGLRNVAQTAPYFHNGSVSTLKEAVDAMFKYQLGREASAQDRDLIVRFLHSLSGESKPASGATP
- a CDS encoding GNAT family N-acetyltransferase; the encoded protein is MSLPIQLGRWLRKPETGRPHGPRPRRAVLVKQLGERDRRRMRRHFLDLDDSDRLLRFGTVLSDERLEQYVAGIDFTRDTIYGVYNRMFRLVAVGHLAFAPKAAMPVGGATTKARIAEFGVSVSRSARGRGIGSRLFERAAIHCRNNDVDTLYMHCLSSNQTMMHIAKKAGMQIERERGEADAYLRLPAASPATLLQEALEEQVATLDYNFKANKRFAAKFFSADR
- a CDS encoding DAHL domain-containing protein; protein product: MSLPRRVAAIALLTLLVVTLGYLFNRTQAIDIDAQNRVMLNLRELEKLDAGWNVNILRSHVGLNPDYDPLVAPLPRMHQLTTEVASALAMTRGPEALATYGQLVSALRQKEELVEQFKSQNAVLRNSLMYIPPAIAGLKTELTGIEAALVPARTVLALDAALNTLLTDLLRYNMVPDPALGTAIERQIVLVESLRSGFSPTMGAAIEAMAAHARAIVRYRELENRLERQIADTGTGELLGRLATQFDRAFGQVQIERQRWRGYLFAYSGMLLFLVVLFARRLRRSYLIINQVNRDLKRANETLELRVAERTAALEAKSEQLEKLAMYDMLTGLINYGQFTQLLDRAMLRAARRNTNVVVMFIDLDGFKAVNDTWGHAAGNVVLQEVARRVQDKLRKEDVLARLGGDEFVILLEEVRDREGARRVAELALEAICGIREAQGHPITISASIGISSANGQEGRARGAQALLADADQAMYQAKQDGKNGIAISGHARWSQRLADPVLDRIL